A genomic segment from Gracilinanus agilis isolate LMUSP501 chromosome 1, AgileGrace, whole genome shotgun sequence encodes:
- the LOC123231298 gene encoding procathepsin L-like, translating to MNFYLCLASLCLGIVAAAPQYDQALDSQWDQWKAKYEKTYEVNEESWRRAAWESNLKMIEAHNLEYNTGKQSFQMGMNKFGDMTTEEFKQVMNGYQSNGLQRRTNGSLLHEPLFAQIPESVDWREKGYVTPVKNQGRCGSCWAFSATGAIEGQWFRKTGKLVSLSEQNLVDCFSSERNDGCCGASMYKAFQYVKKRGGIDTEECYPYFGKKKQCQYQPECSGASVTGFVHIPSGQERALMEAVATVGPVSAGIDTSNPSFRFYQSGVYFEPQCSSSNLNHAVLVVGYGSEGIDGKKYWIVKNSWGEEWGDKGYMLMTKDENNHCGIATEASYPEV from the exons ATGAATTTCTACCTGTGTTTAGCTTCCCTATGCTTGGGAATAGTGGCTGCTGCTCCACAATATGACCAGGCTTTAGATTCTCAGTGGGACCAATGGAAGGCAAAATATGAGAAGACCTATGAAGTG AATGAAGAGAGTTGGAGAAGAGCAGCATGGGAGAGTAATTTGAAAATGATTGAAGCACACAATCTGGAGTACAACACTGGCAAACAGAGTTTCCAGATGGGAATGAACAAGTTTGGTGACATG acCACTGAAGAGTTCAAACAAGTGATGAATGGCTATCAATCCAATGGATTACAGAGGAGGACCAATGGATCTCTACTTCATGAACCTCTCTTTGCACAGATCCCTGAATCTGTAGATTGGAGAGAGAAAGGCTATGTAACTCCTGTTAAGAATCAG GGTCGGTGTGGTTCTTGTTGGGCATTTAGCGCCACTGGCGCCATTGAAGGTCAGTGGTTCCGTAAAACCGGCAAACTTGTTTCACTTAGTGAACAGAACTTGGTTGACTGCTTTTCTTCTGAACGCAATGATGGCTGTTGTGGTGCTTCCATGTACAAAGCTTTCCAATATGTGAAGAAAAGGGGCGGCATTGATACAGAGGAATGTTATCCTTACTTTGGAAAG aaaaaacaatgccAATATCAGCCAGAATGCTCTGGTGCTAGTGTCACTGGATTTGTACACATTCCATCTGGGCAAGAAAGAGCACTCATGGAGGCTGTAGCAACTGTGGGTCCCGTCTCAGCTGGTATTGATACTTCAAATCCATCCTTCAGGTTCTATCAGTCTG GTGTTTATTTTGAACCACAGTGCAGCAGTTCTAACCTGAATCATGCTGTGCTGGTTGTGGGCTATGGTTCAGAAGGAATAGATGGAAAGAAATACTGGATTGTCAAAAACAG CTGGGGTGAAGAGTGGGGTGACAAAGGGTACATGCTGATGACCAAAGACGAGAATAACCACTGTGGAATAGCAACAGAAGCCAGCTACCCTGAAGTGTGA